From Triticum urartu cultivar G1812 chromosome 2, Tu2.1, whole genome shotgun sequence, a single genomic window includes:
- the LOC125535716 gene encoding THUMP domain-containing protein 1 homolog, whose protein sequence is MASAGGDTKGRKRKFLPHGKPVRKGAYPLRPGVQGFFITCDGGREHQATREAISLLDTFYEDLVDGKVFDEKPKNIPDKPLNKKIKFDDSDSSDDEDQGHSVEEANNGNDAEKGEAKSSEQQQEVPGALGIASKEDEEQVETAGGSAPKKQRIEDPLVSEQTEPKAPTDEPAETTDDKPKESTDKPAETTDDKPKESTDKPTETSDKPKASNDKPKEFTGKPKASNDKPIDDLIDEDLKQLGDRKKRLFASVDSGCNGCIFIQMHKRDGDPGPVEIVQSMMSSAASTRKHMSRFILRVLPAEVVCYASEEEITRAVAPLVEKYFPKESPSGHKFAVLYEARSNTGIDRMKIINAVAKSIPQPHKVDLSNPDRTIIVQIAKTICMIGVVERYKELSKFNLRQLTSPPEK, encoded by the exons ATGGCCTCCGCCGGCGGCGACACCAAGGGGAGGAAGCGCAAGTTCCTGCCCCACGGCAAGCCGGTGCGGAAGGGCGCGTACCCGCTGCGCCCCGGCGTGCAGGGCTTCTTCATCACCTGCGACGGCGGCCGCGAGCACCAGGCCACCCGCGAGGCCATCTCCCTCCTGGACACC TTCTACGAGGACCTGGTTGACGGGAAAGTATTTGATGAGAAGCCCAAGAACATCCCTGACAAGCCGCTGAACAAAAAAATAAAGTTTGACGACTCTGATTCCTCCGATGATGAGGATCAAGGTCATTCAGTGGAGGAGGCTAACAATGGAAATGATGCAGAAAAAGGTGAAGCCAAGTCATCTGAGCAGCAACAAGAGGTACCTGGTGCCTTGGGAATTGCCAGCAAGGAGGATGAAGAACAAGTGGAAACTGCTGGCGGATCAGCGCCAAAGAAGCAACGGATAGAAGATCCTCTGGTTTCTGAACAGACAGAACCAAAAGCGCCCACTGATGAACCAGCAGAGACTACTGATGATAAGCCAAAAGAGTCCACTGATAAACCAGCAGAGACTACTGATGATAAGCCAAAAGAGTCCACTGATAAACCAACAGAGACTAGTGATAAACCAAAAGCGTCCAACGATAAACCGAAAGAGTTCACTGGTAAACCAAAGGCGTCCAATGACAAACCTATTGATGATTTAATTGATGAGGATCTAAAACAACTGGGGGACAGGAAAAAG AGGCTGTTTGCAAGTGTTGATTCCGGTTGCAATGGTTGCATCTTCATTCAAATGCACAAAAGAGATGGAGACCCTGGTCCAGTTGAGATTGTACAAAGCATGATGTCTTCGGCTGCTTCAACTCGTAAACATATGTCCAG GTTTATTCTGAGGGTGTTGCCTGCTGAGGTGGTATGTTATGCTTCAGAAGAGGAAATAACAAGAGCTGTTGCTCCACTTGTTGAAAAGTACTTCCCCAAAGAATCTCCTTCGGGACATAAG TTTGCTGTGTTATACGAAGCAAGGTCAAACACAGGAATCGATAGAATGAAAATTATAAATGCAGTAGCAAAATCTATACCTCAGCCTCACAAAGTTGACCTCAGCAACCCCGACAGGACTATTATTGTTCAGATTGCCAAG ACTATATGCATGATTGGAGTGGTGGAGAGATACAAAGAGCTTTCGAAGTTCAACCTAAGGCAGCTGACCTCGCCACCAGAGAAGTAG